GCCTTCGTCGGCCAGGTCGACGACGACACCGAGCTGCGCACCACCCTCGCGCGCCTCTTCGACCGCTGGCAGGACGCCCTCACCACGCTCGTCCGCCGCGCCCAGGCGGCGGGCGAGATCCCCGCGGACGTCTCCGCGGAGCACCTCGCCCTGACGCTGCTCACCGCCCAGCAGGGTGGCACCACGCTGTCCCACCTGCACGGCTCGCCCGAAGCCCTGGCGGGTTCCCTCGACGACGTGCTCGCGCGCGTCAGCCGGTGAGGTCGCCTTCGGCGGCGTTCTTCGCCGTGTAGAAGGCGAGCTTGTCCTCGTCGACCTCCACGCCGAGGCCGGGGCCGGTCGGCACGCGCAGGCGGCCGGCCTCCAGGTGCAGCGGCTGGACGATGTCGTCGACGTGCAGGTAGTACATGCTGTCGATCGCGCGCGAGAGCACCGGCGTGCTGGCGACCACGGCGAGGTGCGCGGCCGTCGCGATGCCGAGCTCGCCGCCGCTGTGCAGGTTCATGCCGAGGCCGAACGTCTCACAGTGCGCGGCGAGCGCCTTCGTCGCAGCGATGCCGCCCCACTTGTAGACGTCGCCGTGGATCACGTCCACCGCGCCGAGGCGCACCGCCGGGGCGAACTCCTCGAACCGCACCACGCACATGTTGGTGCACAACGGGATCCGCACCTTCGCGCGCACCTGGCTCATGCCCTCGATGCCCACGCACGGGTCTTCGAGGTACTCCAGGTCGAGCTCCTCCAGCGCCAGCCCCGCGCGGATCGAGTCGGGCACGGACCACGCGGCGTTCGGGTCCACACGCAGCTGGACCTCCGGCAGTGCCCGCCGCAGCTCCCGCATGATCTTGACGTCACCGAAGACGTCGGTGGTGCCCTTGAGCTTCACGGCCGTGAAGCCGCCCTCGGCCACAACCTTCGCCGCGTGCTCGGCGATCCCCTGCGCCAGCTCGAGGCCCTGCGCGCCGGGCGCGTCGGCGCGGGTCACCAGCGCGGTGATCGGCACCTCCTCGCGCACCGGACCACCGAGCAGATCGGTCACGCGCTGACCGGTGGCCTTGCCCATCACGTCCCAGCACGCGACGTCCAGAGCCGCCAGCGCCGCGTAGCCCAGGTAGCCGTGGAAGAAGGGCACCATGTGGTGGCGCCGGTGGAACGCCTCCAGCGCGAACGGGCTCTGGCCCACCAGCTCCGCGCCGAGCTGGCGCGTGAGCTCGGCGACCGGCCGGCCCCACATCGTCTCGCCCCAGCCCTCCACGCCGGTATCGGTGCGCAGGCGCACGACCGTGCGGGTCTCCCCCGTCTTGGTCTCGAACGAGCTGGTGAACGGGTTGGTCAACGGCAGGTTCACGACCTGCACGTCGACGTCGGTGATCTTCATGCCTCCCCTTCGGTGTGTGCGTGTTCTCCGGTGGCCGCGGTGGCGTTGTGGAAAGCGCGGATCGCGGCGGCGAGTGCCGCCACCCGCCGGTCGAGCAGGTCGGTGCCCCGTTCGGCGGTCGCGGCCGTGGCGTCGTCGGTGGAGCCGCCGACGCGGGCCCATTCGCCGTGGCGCTCGACCGTCAGCCCCGGGTAGGGCGGCCGGTCGAACAACGGCGGCGGTGTCACGTCCGGGCGCGGCGCGGGTTCGCGCACGAGATCCGGCTTCGCGGCGAGCATCAGCGACGTCTCGAACAGCCCGGCGTGGCCGGGCGAAGCGGCTTCGCCGAGCGACCAGTACGAGCACGCGGCGAGCGCGACGTCGGCCTGCAGCGCGTACTGCTTTACGGCCAGGCGCATGATCTCGTCGTTGCCGCCGTGGCCGTTGACCACGAACACGCGCCGGAACCCGCTGCGCACGAGCGAATCGAGCACGTCGGCGAGCACGGCCTGCAGCGTGGCGGCCGAGAGCGACACGGCCGCGGCGAACAGGTGGTGCGGGCTGTGGCCGAACGGCAGCGCGGGCAGCCGCACGACCTCCGGATCGCCACCGAGGCGGGTGAGCGCGCCGTCGACCACGGCCTCGGCGAGCATCGTGTCTGTGCCCATCGGCAGGTGGCCCGCGTGCTGCTCCTGCGAGCCGATCGGCAGGACCGCGATGGCCGACGGCGCGGCCGCGCGCACCTCCCGCCAGGTCATCCGCGTCAGTTCGGGCATGTGGGCTCCCCTCGTCGGGCCGGGCGTGGCATCGTGACCGCATGAGTTCCGGCGAACGGCCAGCACTGCGGCTGGTCCCGGCCCCGGCCGCCGAGCCCTCCGCGCCGGTGCACAGCGCTGCGCCGGCCCAGAACACTGCGCCGGTGCTGGGCGCGGTCGAACTGGTGCCCGGACGCGTACGCGCCGCCTTGCTCGACCTGTCGGGCACGGTGCTCTGGCAGGCCGAGGCGACGTACCCGCACGGCACGGCCGACCCCGGCGAGATCGACGCCGCGCTCGCCTCGGCGGTGCGGTTCCCCAGCCCGCCGGCCGGCGTCGGGATCGCCGCCGCGGGCCTGGTCGACGCGCCGGCTGGCGTGATCATCGAGGTCAACGAGGTGCCCGCGCTGCACGGCTACCCGGTGGCCGACGTCGTGACCCGGCTCGTGGGTGTCCCGGTGCACGTGGAGCACCGCGCCCGCGTGCAGGTGCTCGGCGACCGCTGGTTCGGCCCGGGCCGCGGCCGCACGACGTTCGCGTCCGTGTCGACCGGCGAGGTGCTCGGCGTCGGCATCCTCTACGACGGTGAGGTGCTCGCCCCGCCGGGTGGCCGTAGCGGCGCGCACATGACGGTGGCCGCCAGCGGCCTGCCCTGCACCTGCGGCGCGCGCGGCTGCTGGAAAACCGTCGCGACCACGTCGTGGCTGCGCGCCGAGGCCGAGCGGCGCGGCCTGGCCGCTCGCAGCGTCCGCGAGCTGGCCGGTGACCCGCTGCTCGACGAGTACGCGGGCAACATCGCCCTGGGCCTGGTCAACATCCAGCAGCTGTTCGCTCCGGGCCTCTTCATCCTGCACGGCGAAGCGTCCGAAGGCGGCGAAGCGTTTCGCGCTCGCATTGAGCACCGGCTGCGCGAGGACTCGTCGTGGGCCACCGGCTCGGAACCCCCGCAGGTGCTGGTCAACACCGGCCCGGCCGACGACATCGTGCTGCTCGGCGGCGCGGGCCTGGTGCTGTCGCGGCACTGAGCTCACGTCAGCCACCTCACGACACGGCCCGTCGCCTGGCCCGCCGCGGATCCGGGTCCGGCACCGCGTCGAGCAAGGTCCGCGTGTAGTCGTGCTCCGGCGCCGCGAACAGCTGCCGTTTCGACGCGAGCTCCACGATCTTCCCCGCGCGCATCACCGCCACCCGGTCGGCGATCTGCTGCACCACGGCCAGGTTGTGCGACACGAACACGTACGTCAGCTGCAGCCTCGACTGCAGTTCGGCGAGCAGGTCGAGGACCTGCGCCTGCACGGAGACGTCGAGGGCGCTCGTCGGCTCGTCCAGCACGACCAGCCGAGGTTCGAGGGCGAGTGCGCGGGCGATGGAGATGCGCTGCCGTTGCCCGCCGGAGAACTCGTGCGGGTAGCGGTCCTGCACCTCCGGCGCGAGGCCGACGGCGTCGAGCAGCTCCCCGACCCGCGCCCGCAACCGCGGGCGGCCACGGCGGCCGCGCAGGCCGCGCTCGTGCGTGACCAGCGGTTCGCCCACGATCTCGGTGACACGCAGGCGCGGGTTCATGCTGGAGTACGGATCCTGCAGCACCACCTGCATCTGGCGGCGCACCTTGCGCAGCCGGGCCGCCGGCAGCATCGCCAGGTCGGCGCCGTCGAAGCGGACGATGCCCGCCGTCGGTTCGGCCAGCCGCAACAGGAGCCGCGTCAGCGTCGTCTTGCCGGAGCCCGATTCGCCGACCACGGCGAGCGTCTCGCCGGAGACCACGTCGAGGTCGACGTCGTCCACGGCGGCCACGGCGCCGTAGTCCTTGCGCAGGCCCCGGATCTCGACCAGGTTCGTCATACCCGCTCCAGCTTCGGTGTGGCGCGCAGCAGCTCGCGCGTGTACTCCTCTTGCGGTGTCTCGAACACCGGCAGCACGGCGCCGGTCTCGACGACCCGGCCCGAGCGCATCACCACGACCCGGTCGGCGACCTCGGCAACCACGCCCAGGTCGTGGGTGATGAGCACGATCGCCATGCCGTGCCGGCGCTGCAGCTCCACGAGCAGCTCGAGGATCTGCGCCTGCACGGTCACGTCGAGCGCGGTCGTCGGCTCGTCGGCCACCAGCACCCGCGGCCGGCCGACGAGCGCCATCGCGATCATCACGCGCTGGCGCAGCCCACCGGACAGCTGGTGTGGGTACTGGGCCGCCCGCCGTTCCGCGTCGGGAATGCCGGCTTCCCGCAACGCTTCGACGGCGGCAGCCGCGGCCTGCGCGCGGGAGGCCCCAGCGTGGCGCCGCACGACTTCCGCGACCTGCGCGCCCACCCGCTTGACCGGGTTGAGGCTCGTCATCGGGTCCTGGAAGACCATGGCGACGTCGTTGCCCCGAATGCGCCGGAGGTCCTTTTCGGACAGTCGCAGCACATCGCGGCCGTCGAGCAGCACCTCGCCCTCGTAGACGCACGGTGGCTCGGGGTTGAGCCGCAGCAACGACAGGGCCGTGGCGGTCTTGCCGCTGCCCGACTCCCCCACGACCGCCAGCGTCTCGCCCTCGTCCACGGCGAAGCTCACGCCGTCGACGGCCGTCACCGTGCCGGTGTCGAGCCGGAACTCGACCCGCAGGTCCTTGATCTCCACGAGGCTCATGAGCGGTACGCCTTCGGGTCCGCGACGTCGCGCAGGACGTCGCCGGTGATGTTGACGGCCAGCGCGGTGAGCATCAGCGCGATGCCGGGGAACACGGCCACCCACCACGACGTGCCCAGGTACAGCTGGCCGTCGCTGAGCATGCCGCCCCACGTCACGGTCTGCTTCGGCACGCCGAGGCCCAGGTAGCTCAGCGACGCCTCGGCCACGATCGCGGCGGCCACGTGCAGCGTGCCGATGGTGGCGAGCGGCGCCATCACGTTGGGCAGCAGGTGGCGGCGCATGATCGCGAGGTCCGTGACGCCGATCGCCCGCGCCTCCGTGACGAACTCCCTGGTGCGCAAGGAAAGCACCTCGGAGCGGATCACGCGGGCGTAGGAGACCCAGCCCGTGAAGCCGAGCACCAGCACCACGTACCACAGCCCGGAGCCGAGGAACCCGACGATGGCGAGCGCGAGCAGGATCGGCGGGAACGCGAGCTGGATGTCGGCCAGGCGCATGAGGATCCGGTCGAACCAGCCGCCGAGGAACCCGGCCACCAGCCCGATCGTCGCGCCGACGATCCCGGCGAGCAGCGCCGCGCACGCGCCCACCAGCAGCGAGATCCGGGCCCCGTAACAAAGCCGCGAAAGGATGTCGCGCCCGAGCTGGTCGGTGCCGAGCAGGTGACTCGCGTCGCCGCCCGACTCCCACGCCGGCGGGTGCAGGCGCACCAGCAGGTCCTGCGCGCCCGGGTCGTACGGCGCGATCAGCGGCGCGAACACCGCGACCAGCACCATCAGCACGAGCACGGTCACGGCGACGGCGCCCAGCCGGTTGCGCAGCATCGCGCGCACGGCGCTCGGCCGGGCGGATCGAGCGGTGGCGACAGCGGTGATGGCGGTCATGAGGTCACCCGCACCCTCGGGTCGAGAATCGTGTAGGACAGGTCCACCAGCAGGTTCACGATCACGAACGTGGCGGCGAAGAACAGCACCGCGGCCTGCACGAGCGGGAAGTCGCGGTTCTGGATCGCCTCGACCGTGAGCCGGCCGAGGCCGGGCCACGAGAACACCTGCTCGGTGAGGATCGCGCCGCCCAGCAGCGAGCCGACCTCGAGGCCGATGACCGTGACCACCGGCAGCGCGGCGTTGCGCATGCCGTGGCCGAGCACGATCCCGCCGGTGCCGAGACCCTTGGCTTTCGCGGTGCGGATGAAGTCCGAGCCCAGCACGTCGATCAGCGACGAGCGCAGCAGCCGCGCGATCACCGCCACCGAGTACAGGGCGAGCGTGATCGCGGGCAGGATCAGGTGCTCGATGCCGCCGTAACCCGAGGCGGGCAGGATCTTCAACTGCACGGCGAAGATCAGGATGAGCAGGATCCCGACCCAGAAGGCCGGAGTGGACTGTCCGACCAGGACACCGGCCATCACGCCGGAGTCGCCGGCACGACCGCGCCGCATCGCCGCGTAGGTCCCCGCCGGCACGGCGAGCGCCAGCGCCACGAGCAGCGCGGAGCCGGCCAGCTCCAGCGTCGCCGGGACGCGGGAGAACAGGACGTCGGTCACCGGCTGGTCGTAGACGAGCGAGTTCCCGAGCTGAAGCCGCGGCAGGCCGGCGAGGTAGTCGAGGTACTGCGTGATGAGCGGCCGGTCGAGCCCCAGGCTCGCCCGCAGCGTCGCCTCCTGCGCCGCGGTGGCGTCGGGCGGCAGGATCAGCTTCACGGGGTCACCCGAGAGCCGCACGAGCAGGAACGCCGCCGTGGCCACGAAAAACAGCACGACGATCGCCGTGAGCACCTTCGTCACGACCACCCGCAGCACCCCGGCGCCGGCTCGCGCGGGCGGCCGGACGGCGGTCGTCACCGGCGCCGTCACGAGGTCACCGTCGCCGAGGCCATGTCGAGCACGCCGACGACACCCGGCTGCCAGCTCGGGCGCGTGTTGACCGCGTAGACGTTGTCGATCTGATAGAGGAACACGAACGGCGCCTCCTGCTTGAGAAGTAACTGCAAGGACGTGAACGCCTTCTGCCGGTCGGCGGGGGCGAGGGAGAGCTCCTCGGCGTCGACGAGCCGGTCGGCTTCGGGGTTGTGCCAGCGGCTCTGGCGCCGGTCGTGGCGCACATTGGACTGCACGAGGCTCTCGGCGTCGAGCGTCCAGCCGGTGCTGGCGGCGAGGTACATCGGGCCGAGCGCGCCGCGGTTGTTCGACGTCAGCCGGCTCGTGTAGGTGCCGGTGTCGACGAGGTCCACCCGCGCCCGCACCCCGGCCTTGGCCAGCAGACCGGAAATCGCCTCGGCGATGTTCGAGTCGGCCGTCTGCGCGGTGAGGGAGGTGTCGAACCCGTCCGGGAAACCGGCCGCGGCGAGCAGGCGCTTGGCCTCACCGAGGTCACGCGTGTACGGCGCGATCGACGGGTCGAAGCCGAACGACTCGCGCGGGAACATCGTCGGCACCTCACGCGCCTTGCCGTCGAGCACCGCCTTGATCAGCAGTGGCACGTCGACGGCGTGGTTGAGCGCCTGGCGCACCCGCACGTCACGCAGCGGGCCTTGCGTGGTGTCGAGTGAGAGGTACGAGGTGCGGATGCCCGGGAAGTGGCGGATCTCGACGCCCGGGTACCCCTGGATCTGCAGCGCCGCGTCCGGGGTCAGGCCGGCGACGATGTCCACCTCGTCGCTCTGCAGGGAGGCGAGCGCGGACGACGGGTCGGGCATCGGCAGGAACACGAGCTCGTCGTAGGCCGGTTTGCCGCCCCAGTAGGCGGGGTTCGCGCGCATCCGCATCTGGTGATCGCGCTGGAACTCCTCGAAGGTGAACGGCCCGGTGCCCACCGGGTGCTTTGCGAAGCCCGCCGAACCGACCTGTTTCAGGTACTTCGGCGGCACAGCGACGCCGCCGAACAGCGACACCTTCGCGGGGATGATCGGGTCCGACTGGCTGCAGCGCAGGTAGACCGTGAGCGGATCGACGACCACGGCCTGCTTCACGTAGCGCAGCTCGACGATCGGTGACTTCGTGGCGGGGTCGAGCAGCCGGTTGATGCCGAAGGCCACGGCCTGGGCGTCACACGGCTCGCCGTTGTGGAACTTCACGCCGGGCCGGAGCTTGAAACGCCAGGTCAGCGGGTCGGGCGAGGACCACGACAGGGCCAGCCCCGGTTTCAGCTGGTTGTCCGGACCTCGCGTGGTGAGGGTGTCGAACAGGTTGATCAGCACGTTCATGGAGGTCAGGTCGCCCTGTTTCTGGGGATCCAGGGTTTTCGGGTCCGAGGTCTGGGCCACGCGCAGCACGGTGCCGGGAGTGCCGGCGGCGCTGCCGCACGCGGTGAGCAATCCCGGCAAGGCGAGTGCGGGCACTGCCAGGCCGCCGAGCCGGAGGGCGTCGCGGCGGGACAGGCGGGGACGCGAAGAGGCCACGGGGTGCCGGCTCCTTTCGATCGTTTCGTGAAGTGAAAGACCGTTCCGTCAGATGGAATGCGATTGCGCTAAGGTAGGCGCCGTGACCAAGGCTGTCAACGACTCGGCGAACAGTCCCCGCGGCGCGGTGGACAAGGCGCTGGAAGTGCTGGCGACACTCGCGCTGCCGGGTGGGCCGCACCGGCTCGCCGATCTCGCGAAGGCCTGTGACCTGCCGAAACCCACCGCGCACCGGATGCTGCAGACCTTCGCGGACGCCGGTTTCGCGACCGCGACGGGCGGTGGCCAGTACGACGTCGGGCCGCGGCTGCTCGGACTTTCGGCCGCCGTGCTCGCGGGCAGCCGCGCCACCCGGGCCACCCGGCCCGTGCTCGCGGACCTGCGGCGGAGGACCGGGCACACAGTGCACTACGCAGTGCGCCACGGCGACCGGGCGGTCTACGTGGAGAAGCTCGAGCCGGAGCAGGCGTACCGGCTGAACACCCGGCCGGGCGGCGAGGTGCCGCTGTACTGCACGGGCGTCGGGCGGGCGATCCTGTCGCGGCTGCCGGAGGCCGAGGTCACCGCGATGCTCTCCGGGCCGGTGAAGGCGTGGACGCCGAAGACGCTGACCGATCCGGCCGCGATCCGCGCTTCGCTGGCCACTGTGGACAGTCTCGGGTATGTGGTGGACGACGAGCAGTACGAGGCGCACGTGCGCTGCGTGGCCGCGCCCGTGGTGGATGCCGACGGGGCGGTCGCCGGCGCGGTCAGCGTGTCAGGGCTGACGTTCACGCTGCAGCCGGAAGCGTTTGCGGCGCTCGGCCCGCTCGTGGCCGAGGCGGCGAACCGGATTTCGGCGAAGCTGGGGCCGGTCGGTTTGCAGGCGGTGTCCGATGAGGACTGAGCTGCGGGAGCTTCTTTCTTCCACGACCGGATTGTTCTCGGCCGCGGCGTGGTCGGTCGGAACCGCTGACGGCGTGCTCGACCGCGGGGTGCTCGGCACGCGCTGGCACGGCGGTCCGGCGGCGACCGAGGAGAGCCGGTGGGATCTCGCGTCGGTGACGAAGCCGATTGCCGGGATCGTGGTGGTGGCGCTGGCCGAGCGGGGGCTGCTCGACCTCGACGAGCCGCTCCCCCGGTACCTGCCGGCGTATGCGGGCGGCGACAAGGCCGGGATCACCGTGCGGCAGCTGCTCGCGCACACCTCCGGATTGCCGGGCGGAACTCCGCTCTATCGCGAGCATCCGACGCGGGAATCGCTACTGGAGGCGATCCGGACCGGGCCGCTGCGTGCCACGCCCGGCGCCCGGGTCGAGTACTCGTCGCAGGGGTTCATCCTGCTCGGGCTGATCGCCGAGGCCGCGGGTGGCGCGCCGCTCGACCGGCTCGTGGCGGAGCTCGTGACGCAGCCCTTGGGGCTCACGGCCACCGGTTTCGGTCCTGGCCAGGGTTTGCCGGCCGATGCGGTGGCCACTGAGGACTGCCCGTGGCGTGGCCGGGTCGTGTGTGGACAGGTGCACGATGAGAACGCGGTGGTGCTGGGCGGAGTCTGCGGGCACGCCGGGCTGTTCGCCACCCTCGGTGATGTCGAACGTCTCGGCCAGGCGCTGGCCGGCGGGGCGCAGGCGTTGCTCAAACCCGCGTCGCACGCGGAGATGATCGCCTGTCACACCGAAGGTCTCGCATTGCGCCGCGGACTCGCGTGGCAGGGCCTCGACGTGCCGGGCTCGCCCGTCGGCACCGCCCTGGAACCCGCCGCCTACGGCCACACCGGCTTCACCGGGACCAGCCTGTGGATCGAGCCGGAGCGTCGCCGTTTCTACTTGCTGCTGACCAACCGGGTGCATCCGTCGCGGTCCACACCGGGGATCGAAACGGTGCGGCGCGAATTCCACGCGTCGGCCGCGATGCTCTGATCCCACATCCTGGACGTCGGCCGATTTCGCCGCCGGGCCGGAAGTCGTTGGGGTAAAACGACATCCGCGCTACCGTGTCCGTTTTGAGGCTTTTCCATCCAACGGCTGGACCACGATCCACTCCCTACTTTCGGCGCTTCTGAGTTTCGGACCGGAATCCGAGACTTCTCGCACGGGCCACTCGGGTTGGCCCTCTGTGCGGAAGGTAGACCGTATGTCTTCGAAACGGCTGGCCGTGCTGGCGACAGCAGTGACGGCTTCGTCGATCCTTGTGGCCGCCGGTGGCGCCGCGAGCGCGTCGCCCCAGCAGACCCAGGTGAGCACCGACTCCCTCGGCCGCGTCATCGCCGTCCAGCCCGCGGCCCCGATCGCCGCCCGCGGCCTCGCCGGGAACGCCGCCGCGGCCGCGCAGTCGCACACCGCGGACCTGGCCCGGCAGTTCGGTCTCGCCGTCGGCGACCTCACGCTCACCAGCGTGCAGTCCCTTCCGGGCGGCAGCGTCGCGCGTCTGCAGCAGAACGTCGGCGGGGTACCGGTGTACGGCGCGCAGATCGTGCAGGACCTCGACGGCAGCGGCGCGCTCATGGCCGCGCTCGGCAAGACCACGCAGCGCACGCAGGGCTCGTTCCCGGCCGACGCGAAGGGCGCCCAGGACCGCGCGGCCGAGGCCGCCCACGCCGCCGTGGCGCAGAAGGACGCCGGCGTACTGAAGACCGGCGCGGAAACCGCGTACTGGTACGACGCGAGCCTGGGCGGCGACGGCGCGAGCGCCACCGCCGTGCCGACCTACTTCGTGCCCGTCAACGGCGTGGACCCCGAGGACAAGTGGACCGTCGTCGTCGGCGCCGACACCGGCAACGTCCTGCAGGTGTGGGGTGAGTCGGAGGCCGCCACCAACCGCGTGGTGTGCGACGCGAAGCGCAAGGTCGTGGACCTCGACATCGCCACGCTGGCCGACCTGCGCTGCGGCGTCGGCACCGCGTTCGGCGTGACCCGCGGCGAGGGCCAGGCCGCGGTCGCGACAGCGGACGTCAACAGCGTCTACGACTTCTTCGGCAAGGCACAGGACTTCTACTCCCAGTTCGCCTCGTACGACCTCACGGCCAACATCGGCGCCGACTACCACGACGGCAAGGGCAAGGCCCTGCGCGGCACCGTGCGCATGTGCGAGGTCGAGACCGAATCGGACGGTCGCCGCCACACGCAGTGCCCGTGGGCCAACGCCTTCTGGGAAGGCGAGCAGATGGCCTTCGGCGAGGGCGTGACCACAATGGACATCACCGGCCACGAGCTCACCCACGGTGTCACCCAGCACACCTCGCAGCTCGGCAACGGCTACGCGGGCGCGCTCAACGAGGGCATGTCCGACGTGATGGGCCAGTTCATCGCCATCAAGTCCGGCGACGCCAACGTGCAGGGCGAGAACCGCTGGCTGATGGGCGCGGGCTCGTCCATCGGGCAGGTCCGGGACATGAAGAACCCGCCCAACTCGGGCGAGGGCCCCAGCCCCGACCGCGTCAACGGCCAGTTCTGGGTCGGCGCCAACGGCGACCCCCACATCGACGCCGGCGTCGTCGACAAGACGGACTACCTCATCACCGACGGCGACACCTTCAACGGCCAGACCGTCCGCGGCATCGGCGAGGACAAGGCCATCGCGCTGTGGTGGAAGGTCGAGAACCTGCTGCGCCCCACGTCCACCTTCAAGGACCTCGGCACGGCCCTGAACTCCGCCTGCACCACCAACGCCCGCACCGGCGTCGCCGGCACCACCACGGCCGACTGCACACAGGTCGCCAACGCGGTGAAGGCCACGCAGCTCAATCTGGCTCCG
The sequence above is a segment of the Amycolatopsis sp. 2-15 genome. Coding sequences within it:
- a CDS encoding mandelate racemase/muconate lactonizing enzyme family protein; protein product: MKITDVDVQVVNLPLTNPFTSSFETKTGETRTVVRLRTDTGVEGWGETMWGRPVAELTRQLGAELVGQSPFALEAFHRRHHMVPFFHGYLGYAALAALDVACWDVMGKATGQRVTDLLGGPVREEVPITALVTRADAPGAQGLELAQGIAEHAAKVVAEGGFTAVKLKGTTDVFGDVKIMRELRRALPEVQLRVDPNAAWSVPDSIRAGLALEELDLEYLEDPCVGIEGMSQVRAKVRIPLCTNMCVVRFEEFAPAVRLGAVDVIHGDVYKWGGIAATKALAAHCETFGLGMNLHSGGELGIATAAHLAVVASTPVLSRAIDSMYYLHVDDIVQPLHLEAGRLRVPTGPGLGVEVDEDKLAFYTAKNAAEGDLTG
- a CDS encoding creatininase family protein; the encoded protein is MPELTRMTWREVRAAAPSAIAVLPIGSQEQHAGHLPMGTDTMLAEAVVDGALTRLGGDPEVVRLPALPFGHSPHHLFAAAVSLSAATLQAVLADVLDSLVRSGFRRVFVVNGHGGNDEIMRLAVKQYALQADVALAACSYWSLGEAASPGHAGLFETSLMLAAKPDLVREPAPRPDVTPPPLFDRPPYPGLTVERHGEWARVGGSTDDATAATAERGTDLLDRRVAALAAAIRAFHNATAATGEHAHTEGEA
- a CDS encoding ROK family protein, translating into MSSGERPALRLVPAPAAEPSAPVHSAAPAQNTAPVLGAVELVPGRVRAALLDLSGTVLWQAEATYPHGTADPGEIDAALASAVRFPSPPAGVGIAAAGLVDAPAGVIIEVNEVPALHGYPVADVVTRLVGVPVHVEHRARVQVLGDRWFGPGRGRTTFASVSTGEVLGVGILYDGEVLAPPGGRSGAHMTVAASGLPCTCGARGCWKTVATTSWLRAEAERRGLAARSVRELAGDPLLDEYAGNIALGLVNIQQLFAPGLFILHGEASEGGEAFRARIEHRLREDSSWATGSEPPQVLVNTGPADDIVLLGGAGLVLSRH
- a CDS encoding ATP-binding cassette domain-containing protein translates to MTNLVEIRGLRKDYGAVAAVDDVDLDVVSGETLAVVGESGSGKTTLTRLLLRLAEPTAGIVRFDGADLAMLPAARLRKVRRQMQVVLQDPYSSMNPRLRVTEIVGEPLVTHERGLRGRRGRPRLRARVGELLDAVGLAPEVQDRYPHEFSGGQRQRISIARALALEPRLVVLDEPTSALDVSVQAQVLDLLAELQSRLQLTYVFVSHNLAVVQQIADRVAVMRAGKIVELASKRQLFAAPEHDYTRTLLDAVPDPDPRRARRRAVS
- a CDS encoding ATP-binding cassette domain-containing protein produces the protein MSLVEIKDLRVEFRLDTGTVTAVDGVSFAVDEGETLAVVGESGSGKTATALSLLRLNPEPPCVYEGEVLLDGRDVLRLSEKDLRRIRGNDVAMVFQDPMTSLNPVKRVGAQVAEVVRRHAGASRAQAAAAAVEALREAGIPDAERRAAQYPHQLSGGLRQRVMIAMALVGRPRVLVADEPTTALDVTVQAQILELLVELQRRHGMAIVLITHDLGVVAEVADRVVVMRSGRVVETGAVLPVFETPQEEYTRELLRATPKLERV
- a CDS encoding ABC transporter permease, with protein sequence MTAITAVATARSARPSAVRAMLRNRLGAVAVTVLVLMVLVAVFAPLIAPYDPGAQDLLVRLHPPAWESGGDASHLLGTDQLGRDILSRLCYGARISLLVGACAALLAGIVGATIGLVAGFLGGWFDRILMRLADIQLAFPPILLALAIVGFLGSGLWYVVLVLGFTGWVSYARVIRSEVLSLRTREFVTEARAIGVTDLAIMRRHLLPNVMAPLATIGTLHVAAAIVAEASLSYLGLGVPKQTVTWGGMLSDGQLYLGTSWWVAVFPGIALMLTALAVNITGDVLRDVADPKAYRS
- a CDS encoding ABC transporter permease, with the protein product MTAPVTTAVRPPARAGAGVLRVVVTKVLTAIVVLFFVATAAFLLVRLSGDPVKLILPPDATAAQEATLRASLGLDRPLITQYLDYLAGLPRLQLGNSLVYDQPVTDVLFSRVPATLELAGSALLVALALAVPAGTYAAMRRGRAGDSGVMAGVLVGQSTPAFWVGILLILIFAVQLKILPASGYGGIEHLILPAITLALYSVAVIARLLRSSLIDVLGSDFIRTAKAKGLGTGGIVLGHGMRNAALPVVTVIGLEVGSLLGGAILTEQVFSWPGLGRLTVEAIQNRDFPLVQAAVLFFAATFVIVNLLVDLSYTILDPRVRVTS
- a CDS encoding ABC transporter substrate-binding protein — its product is MASSRPRLSRRDALRLGGLAVPALALPGLLTACGSAAGTPGTVLRVAQTSDPKTLDPQKQGDLTSMNVLINLFDTLTTRGPDNQLKPGLALSWSSPDPLTWRFKLRPGVKFHNGEPCDAQAVAFGINRLLDPATKSPIVELRYVKQAVVVDPLTVYLRCSQSDPIIPAKVSLFGGVAVPPKYLKQVGSAGFAKHPVGTGPFTFEEFQRDHQMRMRANPAYWGGKPAYDELVFLPMPDPSSALASLQSDEVDIVAGLTPDAALQIQGYPGVEIRHFPGIRTSYLSLDTTQGPLRDVRVRQALNHAVDVPLLIKAVLDGKAREVPTMFPRESFGFDPSIAPYTRDLGEAKRLLAAAGFPDGFDTSLTAQTADSNIAEAISGLLAKAGVRARVDLVDTGTYTSRLTSNNRGALGPMYLAASTGWTLDAESLVQSNVRHDRRQSRWHNPEADRLVDAEELSLAPADRQKAFTSLQLLLKQEAPFVFLYQIDNVYAVNTRPSWQPGVVGVLDMASATVTS
- a CDS encoding IclR family transcriptional regulator codes for the protein MTKAVNDSANSPRGAVDKALEVLATLALPGGPHRLADLAKACDLPKPTAHRMLQTFADAGFATATGGGQYDVGPRLLGLSAAVLAGSRATRATRPVLADLRRRTGHTVHYAVRHGDRAVYVEKLEPEQAYRLNTRPGGEVPLYCTGVGRAILSRLPEAEVTAMLSGPVKAWTPKTLTDPAAIRASLATVDSLGYVVDDEQYEAHVRCVAAPVVDADGAVAGAVSVSGLTFTLQPEAFAALGPLVAEAANRISAKLGPVGLQAVSDED
- a CDS encoding serine hydrolase domain-containing protein, with the translated sequence MRTELRELLSSTTGLFSAAAWSVGTADGVLDRGVLGTRWHGGPAATEESRWDLASVTKPIAGIVVVALAERGLLDLDEPLPRYLPAYAGGDKAGITVRQLLAHTSGLPGGTPLYREHPTRESLLEAIRTGPLRATPGARVEYSSQGFILLGLIAEAAGGAPLDRLVAELVTQPLGLTATGFGPGQGLPADAVATEDCPWRGRVVCGQVHDENAVVLGGVCGHAGLFATLGDVERLGQALAGGAQALLKPASHAEMIACHTEGLALRRGLAWQGLDVPGSPVGTALEPAAYGHTGFTGTSLWIEPERRRFYLLLTNRVHPSRSTPGIETVRREFHASAAML